One segment of Trypanosoma brucei brucei TREU927 chromosome 8, complete sequence DNA contains the following:
- a CDS encoding RNA-binding protein, putative, which translates to MEDNLAAEIARIEAELEADRQQREKQQQQQQQQQQQQQHQMSMQNMMPSFGVSAVPQPMQHQHQHQQSQQQSPQQMGVLHGQVSGSTSHAPGQPHHFSKDSDGRSIFVGNLPKGDNGGPTTTPEELAHLFADCGPILNCTLLRDRTTGELKGTAYVEFSTYTGMGKAIDTKNNTMFKGSTLIVC; encoded by the coding sequence ATGGAAGACAATCTTGCGGCAGAAATTGCGCGAATAGAGGCGGAGTTGGAAGCGGACCGACAGCAGCgcgaaaaacaacaacagcaacaacaacaacaacagcagcagcagcagcatcaaaTGAGCATGCAAAACATGATGCCCAGCTTTGGTGTATCCGCAGTTCCACAACCAAtgcaacatcaacatcaacatcagcagtCACAACAACAGTCACCACAGCAAATGGGTGTATTGCATGGGCAAGTCAGTGGTTCAACATCACATGCGCCTGGTCAACCTCACCATTTCTCAAAGGATAGCGATGGGCGATCCATTTTTGTTGGAAATCTTCCTAAAGGTGATAATGGCGGACCCACAACCACGCCAGAGGAGTTGGCGCATTTATTTGCCGACTGTGGTCCCATCCTCAACTGTACGTTACTGCGCGATCGCACAACTGGTGAGTTGAAGGGCACGGCATATGTTGAATTTTCCACTTACACCGGAATGGGTAAAGCTATTGATACTAAAAACAACACCATGTTCAAGGGTAGTACTTTAATTGTATGTTGA